gaaaaaataatattatatttctgaaacaaaatcaaagcaaacTTACAATCGTCTGACCCGGCAGGCTGCTCAAAACGACAGCGACTGCTTCACTTATAcgaaaactaaaaataaagaaacagttGATTTTCAGAGTCAGGTCGGGACAAATGTGATGttagagaggaggaaaaaaaaatgcgCCAAAGATGCTTTCGTAGATTTGTCCCTAAATCATTGCAGTGAATATAGCATGTGATTCTGGTGTACTGGAAAAATTGGGATAGTTCTGACGTTAAATGTCTGAGAAATTATTAAGTAATTTTAAGGTGTAATTGATCTGCAAGCAGATGCAGCCACCGGGATGGAGAGCCTGACAAAAATCTATCCAAAAATTACACTGCCGTCAAAATAATACTAGGTAATTAATCGCTACTAACGCAGGATCCAAGGTGTCCTGGGCCCAGAATATCTGGGAGCTCtcataaatacatatattgcATGCATCGGCATGGACTCCTTCTCTTCCAGACTATCCCAGGCTCATTTATCCgggaagaaaacagatttcCTTGAGAATCGTTTCCAAGAGAACAGACCTGCTTCCAATGGCCAAGAATTTCCCCGCGCATTTCTTTCAAACGTTTGGAAATCGCCGTGGCAGCAAGCGCGGCGACTTTGCGctgtgtttttggggggaaaggggaaaagtggtttttcaAAGTCGAGAGCTCAATTTAAGGGGCTATAGGCGTGTGTTGGGGTGTACTCTGTGGGGCAGACCGCTCCGATCGCGGTCCCGGGGCGCGGAGCAGGCGCTGTGGGCGCGGCGGCGAaggcagccccggcccggcgtGGGCGTGTCGgcgggcggcgctgcccggcccgcGGATCGTGGATTGGGCGTGGGGAGGGAGCGAGGGCCGCTCGCTGCCAGAGAAAGTTTTGCGGAGGGGtggatgtttttttcttcccccagtgCGAGGAAAGGGgtttgctttgggtttgttttgtttgcgCCGCTCCTCTTCTCGCCCGCTCGCTTTCTTCGTCTGGCCGTGGGTTCTGGGgacttctttttaattttcggggttaattttttcttttcgtCATTTTTTGGCGGTTGACTCTCTCTCCTTGCCCCTCCGAGAAGGGCTCCACCAGCCGCCTCTCGCCTCGCCATCCCTCCTCATGCGCCCGGGACCGCGGGCAGCTCCGCGGCGCGCACCCGGGAGCTGAGCTGCGGAGCGGCGCGTCCCCTCCTCGGGCAGGATGTACACggccgggctggctcctttCTACGCCTCCAACTTCAGCTTGTGGTCAGCGGCGTACTGCTCTGCATCGGGGCCGGCGGCCGGCGGCTGCTTCCCTCTGGACGCCGCGGCGGCCAAGAAGCCGTCCTTCTGCATCGCCGACATCCTCCACGCCGGCGGCGAGGCGGCGGCCGGAGCCGCCGACAGCCTGCCCGGAGGGCCGGGCACCGGGATGCCGGCCGCGCTGGGAGCCGTGCACCACGGCGGGCCCTTCCACGCCGCGGCCTCGCCGCTCCGGCCCACGCCCGTCGTGGCCCCCGACGCCCCCGCCGCGTTCCCGCCGCGCCTCTCGCCGCTCTCCAGCGCCTACCACTCCCACCACCACCGCCCCCCGCAGCACCGGggccccgcggcggcggcggcggcgggcggcgcaggcgccccggcccccgcccggcTGCCCGGCGGCCACACGCACGGCTCGGCGCCGGCGCCCGCCAGCAAGGACCTGAAATTCGGCATCGACCGCATTTTATCGGCGGAGTTTGACCCCAAAGTCAAGGAAGGCAACACGCTGAGAGGTAGAGAAATTGGTTTATCCGTTTTCCCTGCTAACGCTCTCGATGTTCTCTTACTTGTACTGTGATTAGCGACTTCACCCGCGATTTGAAAACTTCTCGATCTAGGCGagaaaagaattattaaaaaaaattttataaatcAAAGTTTCTAACAGCTCTCAGTGAgaccccccctccctccccgtTCCGGCCTCCGCACGGCAGAGCCGGGGCGCAGGGCTGGAGGCCCGGGGAGAGCAGCGATAGCGTGAAAGTAGCGAGCGGAGCGCTCCGCACTTCCCGGAACGGCCGGGGATTTCTGCCTCCCAGGACACAGCCCGTGTGATTGTTTCGCTTCAATCCATCTCCCCTCGCGGCCTGTAAACATCCTGACCTAGGGAGTAAATATGTCGGAGGATGTCTCACTGCCGGGGCAGGGTCGCCTCTCCTGAGGAGAGCCCCTGGGGGCGGGAGATGGCTGCTTGGTGGCCCCCGAGCCCCTCCGACCGGGCACTCGCTCCGAGTCGTGCCGGGTTGTCGTTCTCGACCGCGGTGTAACATCGCTCTCCTTGTTCCTGTGCTCGCAGATCTGACCTCCTTATTAACTACGAGCCGCCAAACTGGGGTTCATCTCCCCAACTTGCAGCCTTCCGCCGGCCAGTTCTTCGCGTCTCTAGACCCTATTAACGAGGCCTCTGCTATCCTGGGTCCCTTAAACACAAACCCAAGGAGCTCAGTGCAGCATCAGTTTCAAGACACTTTTCCAGGTACATCTCGTCCCTCCTCTACCCTCCCGTGGCGCAGGGCCCTCCGTCCTGGAGGAGCCCCTTCCTCCCGGAGGGACCCGCCAGGCAATTCTGCAAGGCCGGGCGTGTGTAGCGAGGTTCAGATTTTGGGCGAAAGCCGGGCTGCCTGGGGGGGAGGAAGAGCCGCCTAGGGCCTGATCTAGAGGATCGCCCCATCGCGTACAGGAGTAATAACCTTGgccagagagagaagaagcgggGAGGTGGGAGAGGAAGAAGTGGGAGCTCCGTGCAGCTCCACCCGTGCCCGAGGCAGCACAAGCTGACAGGACATGGACCCGccgggcaggcagggccacgCTGGCCCCGGCCCTCCTGCACATCGCGCTCCAGCTCGTATTCAGATCGATTAAATCTCTTCCTTTCAGGCTGCGATAATAATAACGCCGtctccccctctcttcccccactttctcttcccctccccaggtCCGTACGCAGTTCTAACCAAGGACACGCTGCCCCAGACGTACAAGAGGAAACGTTCCTGGTCCAGGGCTGTTTTTTCCAACCTGCAGAGGAAAGGTTTAGAAAAACGGTTCGAAATCCAGAAGTATGTCACCAAACCGGACAGGAAGCAACTGGCGGCGATGCTGGGGCTGACAGATGCTCAAGTAAGAATGGCTTCGTTTTTATTTCAAACCTTACTTCCAGTTTAGATGAATACCAGAGGGCAGTGGAGTTTCAAAGTGATTTCTCTTCCTTTATCACGAGTGGGGAGTCTGTCTGAGGAGCTGCACCTTGCCCCGAGCATCTCTTGCACCCAGGTTCCGTGGCGTACCGCGACCCAGTGCGGAATTTTCGCCTTTGCTTTGGCCACCGAGGAGCAGGCCGGGCGGAGAgatgagcagggccagggcaggccaTCAGTGTGCGCTTTACTGGAGTGCTCTAGGAGGCAGTTTAGGGCAAAGGAAGTAGAAGTGAAAACACTATTCttaatatcctttttttttggtaatatcTTTTTTTGTTCTAAATCTTTCCTTGCGTTGTGAAATCCTTCGTTCTGAGGAAGTGAAAACACTTTTCAAACGGAAGCATTAAACGCCACTCTGTAATGATTCCACTATTGAGGCTCGCAGCGCACAGAATTGTATAACGCTGTGGTTTCTTGAGCAAGATTTGGTTTCCTGGAAGAAGAAGtagaaagggagaggaaaaaaaaccccatccaaacaaacaaacaaacacgGGGAGGGGTGTGCCCAGTACTTAAATACACAAACTAGAGGAGGAAACAACCAAGAAAAGCCCTTTAGTCGCGTAAGGATGCGGGCAGCGGGGAGGGGAGGACGGcgcctcctcctctccccgcGTTGCCGGTCCCGATGGAAGGGGTCGGGGCCGGGCGCGGTGCGGGGCGCCGTGGGGCCGGGCCGCCCGTCTAAGGGCGGCTCGGCCGCAGGTGAAGGTGTGGTTCCAGAACCGGCGGATGAAGTGGCGGCACTCCAAGGAAGCGCAGGCCCAGAAGGACAAGGAGCCGcagccggagccggagccggcGGCCCAGCGAGCCGGCACATcagcgcccgccgcccccggggaGCCCGAGCGCAGCCCCAGCCGCTCCGACGGCGACAGCGACGGCAGCGACGCTGAGTCCCTCGACATGGCCCCCAGCGACACGGAACGGACTGAGGGCGCC
Above is a genomic segment from Zonotrichia leucophrys gambelii isolate GWCS_2022_RI chromosome 3, RI_Zleu_2.0, whole genome shotgun sequence containing:
- the HLX gene encoding H2.0-like homeobox protein, with the protein product MYTAGLAPFYASNFSLWSAAYCSASGPAAGGCFPLDAAAAKKPSFCIADILHAGGEAAAGAADSLPGGPGTGMPAALGAVHHGGPFHAAASPLRPTPVVAPDAPAAFPPRLSPLSSAYHSHHHRPPQHRGPAAAAAAGGAGAPAPARLPGGHTHGSAPAPASKDLKFGIDRILSAEFDPKVKEGNTLRDLTSLLTTSRQTGVHLPNLQPSAGQFFASLDPINEASAILGPLNTNPRSSVQHQFQDTFPGPYAVLTKDTLPQTYKRKRSWSRAVFSNLQRKGLEKRFEIQKYVTKPDRKQLAAMLGLTDAQVKVWFQNRRMKWRHSKEAQAQKDKEPQPEPEPAAQRAGTSAPAAPGEPERSPSRSDGDSDGSDAESLDMAPSDTERTEGAERSLPAAGLGKSSGSAGLPSPPPASPEPRGGL